In Patescibacteria group bacterium, the following proteins share a genomic window:
- a CDS encoding glycosyltransferase, whose product MRDLSILIPARNEEFLENTIEDILKNIEADTEVIAVLDGQWANSPIEQHDRVSLIYVNPAIGQRAAQNLACRLSRAKYVMKLDAHCSFDKGFDRKMIEAFRKVDEKVVMLPVMRNLWAYDWKCYKCGKRVYQDREPKCPACGNKMKKKMLWIGKERPQSDSYCFDAQPTFAYFGEYRRRPEYKKDKKEKGLTEIMSIQGSCFMCLRQLYWDWNLCDETLGNWGHQGIEVACKTWLKGGRVLVNHQTWYAHMFRTKNATFSFPWPASGKDQHEVRKKVWEQILKGLPDQKHPVSWLVEKFWPVKGWTDEDLKKLKTKEAKLSSKHIATKPARKKSSLPSSGVIFSAQSTIQHLEIGLAHYRRPAQ is encoded by the coding sequence ATGCGTGATTTGTCAATCTTAATACCAGCCAGGAATGAGGAATTCCTGGAAAACACGATCGAGGATATTTTAAAAAATATCGAGGCCGATACGGAAGTGATTGCTGTTTTAGATGGCCAATGGGCCAACTCACCCATAGAACAACATGATCGGGTGAGTCTAATTTATGTTAATCCGGCGATTGGCCAAAGGGCGGCTCAGAATCTGGCCTGTCGCTTAAGCCGGGCCAAATACGTGATGAAATTGGACGCTCATTGTTCATTTGATAAGGGTTTTGATAGAAAAATGATTGAGGCTTTCCGAAAAGTGGATGAAAAAGTGGTGATGCTTCCGGTGATGAGAAATCTGTGGGCTTATGACTGGAAGTGCTATAAATGCGGCAAGCGAGTTTACCAAGATCGGGAACCCAAATGTCCTGCTTGTGGGAACAAAATGAAGAAAAAAATGCTTTGGATCGGCAAAGAGCGGCCCCAGAGCGATTCCTATTGTTTTGACGCTCAACCCACATTTGCTTATTTTGGTGAATATCGCCGCCGGCCAGAATACAAAAAAGATAAGAAGGAGAAGGGATTAACCGAAATAATGTCAATTCAAGGATCATGTTTTATGTGTCTGCGTCAATTATATTGGGATTGGAATTTGTGTGATGAAACGCTTGGCAATTGGGGACATCAAGGCATTGAAGTCGCTTGTAAAACCTGGTTGAAAGGTGGCCGGGTGCTGGTTAACCACCAAACTTGGTATGCCCATATGTTTCGGACGAAAAACGCCACTTTTAGTTTTCCTTGGCCTGCTTCAGGTAAGGATCAGCACGAGGTCAGAAAAAAAGTCTGGGAACAAATCTTGAAGGGTTTGCCAGATCAGAAGCATCCGGTTTCTTGGTTGGTGGAGAAATTCTGGCCGGTTAAAGGTTGGACCGATGAAGATTTGAAAAAACTCAAAACTAAAGAAGCCAAACTCAGTTCAAAACATATCGCTACCAAACCGGCTAGGAAAAAATCATCCTTGCCTTCCTCCGGGGTGATTTTTTCGGCTCAATCCACTATCCAGCATCTAGAAATTGGCCTTGCCCATTATCGACGTCCGGCACAGTAA
- a CDS encoding nitroreductase family protein: MELKEVIKKRKSIRVFKEKEVPDLTKLIALAKTGPSAGGIRGFEVIATKEKVISLDAPLYLVICTNPEAYAKRYGDRGRNLYSIQDATICGAYLQLLLVEMGLASVWIGAFRERRVAKALGTNLRPIAVIAVGYA, translated from the coding sequence ATGGAACTTAAAGAAGTAATTAAAAAAAGAAAATCAATTAGGGTATTTAAAGAAAAAGAAGTGCCAGATTTGACGAAGTTGATTGCTTTAGCCAAAACTGGGCCATCAGCCGGGGGAATTAGGGGTTTTGAGGTAATTGCCACCAAAGAAAAGGTTATTTCCTTAGACGCGCCGCTGTATCTCGTAATCTGTACCAACCCAGAAGCTTACGCCAAAAGGTATGGAGACAGAGGTAGGAATTTGTATTCAATCCAAGACGCGACTATTTGTGGTGCTTATTTACAACTGTTATTAGTTGAGATGGGTTTGGCCTCAGTTTGGATTGGGGCTTTTAGAGAAAGGAGGGTGGCAAAAGCTCTTGGCACTAATTTACGGCCAATAGCGGTTATTGCTGTCGGTTATGCGTGA
- a CDS encoding class I SAM-dependent methyltransferase: MKIIKGIKHQDNPFVIPGSSRNDLPGFFKEMGYQIGAEIGVYKGWFSRKFCKAGLKIYAIDYWTPYPGFDRVEDARVERQEYLYHRAWKLLSRYENATVVRKTSMEALKNFENESLDFVYIDGNHILKYVAEDIDGWSKKVRKGGTIAGHDYIHPEDFKKRKQPWAWENMQVKFAVDAYTQANRIKNWYVIGKDSDRCPSWFWIK, translated from the coding sequence ATGAAAATAATTAAAGGAATTAAACACCAAGACAACCCTTTTGTGATTCCCGGTTCTTCACGAAATGATTTACCTGGCTTTTTTAAGGAAATGGGTTACCAAATCGGAGCAGAAATCGGAGTTTACAAAGGCTGGTTTTCTAGAAAGTTTTGTAAGGCGGGATTGAAAATTTACGCCATAGATTATTGGACACCCTATCCCGGCTTTGATCGAGTAGAAGACGCCCGAGTAGAGAGACAAGAATATCTTTATCATCGGGCTTGGAAACTTTTATCCCGTTACGAAAACGCTACCGTTGTGAGAAAAACCTCGATGGAGGCTTTAAAGAACTTTGAGAATGAGAGTTTGGATTTTGTTTATATTGACGGCAATCATATTTTAAAGTATGTGGCTGAGGACATTGATGGTTGGTCAAAGAAAGTCAGGAAGGGTGGGACGATTGCTGGACATGATTATATTCATCCAGAGGACTTTAAAAAGAGAAAGCAACCTTGGGCTTGGGAAAATATGCAGGTCAAGTTTGCGGTTGATGCCTATACCCAGGCTAATAGGATAAAGAATTGGTATGTTATTGGAAAAGACAGCGACCGTTGCCCAAGTTGGTTTTGGATCAAATGA
- a CDS encoding GNAT family N-acetyltransferase: protein MEQQKIKVKSGSCLCTFYNNGKANVMIIDVVEVEKAHRRMGIGTELLDKALALAKDKNVDSVELVVNKDNLPAKKLYEKVGFTKINKDFYRKLL from the coding sequence ATGGAACAGCAAAAAATAAAGGTAAAAAGCGGGTCGTGTTTATGCACTTTCTATAACAATGGGAAGGCTAACGTGATGATAATAGATGTGGTTGAAGTCGAGAAGGCACATCGGAGAATGGGCATTGGAACTGAATTGCTTGATAAGGCATTGGCATTGGCTAAAGATAAAAATGTGGATTCAGTAGAATTGGTAGTGAATAAAGATAATCTACCAGCCAAAAAATTATATGAGAAGGTAGGTTTTACCAAGATAAATAAAGATTTTTACCGAAAACTACTATGA
- a CDS encoding aminotransferase class V-fold PLP-dependent enzyme: MIQLFHPQIYKEEWLEELSKIFDTRWLGQGPKVEEFEKAFGKKFGYGYCLGVNSGSAALELAYHLIGIGSGDEVLTAVFTCTATNLPLLHREANINFLDINEDFLVNYDDVKKKISNKTKALVVVNLGGLQVDKRIFTIAKRYGVPVVIDAAQSLGISEDYGDYICYSFQAIKHFTTGDGGMLVVRNKQIYNRAKRLRWFGIDREAKKRAGWRCVVNHQMAQEIKEAGYKFHMNDIAATLGLIGLKYTDEILEYRKTLCEAYMKKLSSYRKICGGSYWLFMILSDERDELIRYLRENGIECDLVQLRNDIFEVFGKKKQELPNMNRLEDKYFYLPLHSRITIEDVNYIGETFNKWNSKK; encoded by the coding sequence GTGATTCAGTTATTTCATCCACAAATATATAAAGAAGAATGGTTAGAGGAGTTATCCAAGATATTCGATACCAGATGGCTTGGGCAAGGACCGAAAGTAGAGGAATTTGAGAAAGCCTTTGGGAAGAAATTTGGCTATGGATATTGCCTAGGCGTAAATAGTGGTTCGGCTGCCTTGGAACTAGCATATCATCTTATCGGGATTGGGAGCGGTGATGAAGTTTTAACTGCTGTTTTTACTTGTACCGCAACTAATCTGCCGTTACTCCACAGAGAAGCCAATATTAATTTTTTAGATATTAACGAAGATTTTTTGGTGAACTATGATGATGTCAAGAAAAAAATAAGTAACAAAACAAAGGCATTGGTGGTAGTCAATTTGGGTGGACTTCAGGTTGATAAGAGAATCTTTACTATCGCCAAGCGTTACGGAGTGCCAGTTGTAATAGATGCTGCCCAGTCACTTGGAATAAGTGAGGACTATGGGGATTATATTTGTTACTCTTTTCAGGCGATTAAGCATTTTACTACTGGTGATGGTGGGATGTTGGTGGTTAGGAATAAACAGATTTACAATCGGGCTAAAAGATTAAGGTGGTTTGGTATTGACAGAGAAGCCAAAAAGCGAGCAGGGTGGAGATGCGTTGTTAATCACCAGATGGCTCAAGAAATTAAAGAGGCTGGTTATAAGTTCCATATGAACGATATCGCCGCCACCTTGGGATTAATAGGACTTAAATACACAGACGAAATCCTAGAGTACAGGAAAACTTTATGTGAAGCCTATATGAAAAAGTTATCCTCTTATAGGAAGATATGTGGTGGTTCTTATTGGCTATTTATGATTCTGTCAGACGAAAGGGATGAGCTAATAAGATACCTTCGAGAGAATGGCATTGAGTGCGACTTGGTTCAACTGAGGAACGACATCTTTGAAGTGTTTGGTAAGAAGAAACAGGAATTGCCGAATATGAATAGGTTGGAAGATAAGTATTTCTATCTTCCGCTTCATAGTCGGATAACGATAGAAGATGTTAATTACATAGGGGAGACATTTAATAAATGGAACAGCAAAAAATAA